The sequence below is a genomic window from Streptosporangium lutulentum.
TCCCTGGAGGCGCCGGTGGAGGCCGAGGTGGTAAGCGCGGCGTAGGCCTGGAGAGCGGCGGTCACCGGGCGGTGGCGGTCGCGCGGCCGGTAGCCGCCCAGGTCGACCAGGAGCCGCTCGCGGCGGGCGGACAGCTCCTCCTGGGAGACCTTCAGCTCGATCGAACGGCTGGGAATGTCGATCGCGACGAGGTCGCCGTCCTCGACGAGGGCGATGGTGCCGCCCTCGGCCGCCTCGGGGGAGGCGTGCCCGATGGACAGGCCGCTCGTGCCGCCGGAGAAGCGGCCGTCGGTGACCAGCGCGCAGACCTTGCCCAGGCCCTTGCCCTTGAGGAACGAGGTCGGGTAGAGCATCTCCTGCATGCCGGGGCCGCCCTTGGGCCCCTCGTAGCGGATCACCACGACGTCGCCGGCCTTGACCTTGTTGTTCAGGATGCCCTCGACCGCGTCGTCCTGGGACTCGAAGACCACGGCCGGCCCCTCGAACTTCCAGATCGACTCGTCGACTCCGGCGGTCTTGACGATGCACCCCTCGGTGGCGATGTTGCCGTAGAGGACGCCCAGGCCGCCGTCGCGGGTGTAGGCGTGCTCGATGTCGCGCACGCACCCCTCGGACCGGTCGAGGTCGAGCTCCTCCCAGCGGGCGCTCTGCGAGTAGGGCTTGACGGTGCGGACGTTGCCGGGGCCCGCGTGCCAGAGCTCCACCGCCTCGTCCAGGACCTTCGGCGACCGGGGGTCCCAGCCGTCGAGGTAGTCGCCCATGGTGCCGGCGACGGTGTGCGCGTCACGGTGGATCAGACCGGCCCGGTCGAGCTCGCCGAGGATGGCCGGGATGCCTCCCGCGCGGTGCACGTCCTCGACGTGGTACTTCGCCGTGGCCGGGGCGACCTTGCACAGGCAGGGCACCCGCAGCGAGATCTCGTTGATCTCCTTGAGGCCGAAGTCGACCCCGGCCTCGCGGGCCGCGGCGAGGATGTGCAGGATCGTGTTGGTCGAGCCGCCCATCGACACGTCGAGCGCCATGGCGTTCTCGAACGCGTCGCGGGTGGCGATGCTCCGGGGCAGGACCGTCTCGTCGTCCTGCTCGTAGTAGCGCCTGGTGATGTCGACGAGCTGTCGTCCGGCGTCCTGGAAGAGCTTCTTGCGTGCCTTGTGCGTGGCCAGGATCGTGCCGTTGCCGGGGAGCGCGAGGCCGATGGCCTCGGCGAGGCAGTTCATCGAGTTGGCGGTGAACATCCCGCTGCACGAACCGCACGTGGGGCAGGCGTTCTCCTCCATCTCCAGCAGCTCGGCGTCGGAGACGCTGTCGTCGGCGGAGGCGATCATCGGGTCGATCAGGTCGAGCTTCCCGTTGGGGGTCTTCCCGGCCTCCATCGGCCCGCCCGAGACGAAGATCGTGGGGATGTTGAGCCTGAACGCGGCCAGCAGCATGCCCGGGGTGATCTTGTCGCAGTTGGAGATGCAGATCATCGCGTCGGCGCAGTGCGCGTTGACCATGTATTCGACCGAGTCCGCGATCAGCTCGCGGCTGGGCAGCGAGTACAGCATGCCGCCGTGGCCCATCGCGATGCCGTCGTCCACCGCGATCGAGTTGAACTCGCGCGGGATCGCGCCGGCCTCGCGGATCGCCGCGGCGACCACATCGCCGACCTCGCGGAGGTGGACGTGCCCGGGGACGAACTGGGTGAAGCTGTTGGCCACGGCGATGATCGGTTTACCGAAGTCCTCGCCTGCCACGCCCGTCGCCCGGAGCAGGGCTCGGGCCCCGGCCATATTCCTGCCGTGAGTGACCGTACGAGACCTGAGGGCGGGCATAAGGCTTCTCCCATCATCGAAACCGTGTCTTCAAATGGTACGGCTACCGCCCGGTGCGTGAGACGCCTGTCCACGCCACGAGACGTGCGGCCCGTGACCACCTGCTTCTGTGACTGCTGTTCTGCGAGCGTTCCGTGATCGCTCCGCGAGCACGGCGAAGGGGTCGTTCGCCGTGCGAGGCGGAGGGATGCCGCGGAGATCCCGGGACGCCGACGGGGGAGCGGGATGGGCACCGACGTGGCGACCGATGAGCCCGGTCCGGGCTCGACGGATCTGTCCACGAGACTATCGAATGTCCGCACCG
It includes:
- the ilvD gene encoding dihydroxy-acid dehydratase, producing the protein MPALRSRTVTHGRNMAGARALLRATGVAGEDFGKPIIAVANSFTQFVPGHVHLREVGDVVAAAIREAGAIPREFNSIAVDDGIAMGHGGMLYSLPSRELIADSVEYMVNAHCADAMICISNCDKITPGMLLAAFRLNIPTIFVSGGPMEAGKTPNGKLDLIDPMIASADDSVSDAELLEMEENACPTCGSCSGMFTANSMNCLAEAIGLALPGNGTILATHKARKKLFQDAGRQLVDITRRYYEQDDETVLPRSIATRDAFENAMALDVSMGGSTNTILHILAAAREAGVDFGLKEINEISLRVPCLCKVAPATAKYHVEDVHRAGGIPAILGELDRAGLIHRDAHTVAGTMGDYLDGWDPRSPKVLDEAVELWHAGPGNVRTVKPYSQSARWEELDLDRSEGCVRDIEHAYTRDGGLGVLYGNIATEGCIVKTAGVDESIWKFEGPAVVFESQDDAVEGILNNKVKAGDVVVIRYEGPKGGPGMQEMLYPTSFLKGKGLGKVCALVTDGRFSGGTSGLSIGHASPEAAEGGTIALVEDGDLVAIDIPSRSIELKVSQEELSARRERLLVDLGGYRPRDRHRPVTAALQAYAALTTSASTGASRDLSQLSR